One region of Vibrio cidicii genomic DNA includes:
- a CDS encoding DUF1566 domain-containing protein → MKKLITALALAAASQTAMAAQECSIDIAKSAPNSRYDYSAQGTVTDLKTGLTWMRCPVGMRWNTAQQACTGTADQVTWQSALLTAQQIRDESGNHALHNFAEKKQWRLPNIKELVALTEHACFGPAMNGTAFASGYTVETGDLNGYIWSNTPSGDGQGIMTFDSVNGEVYNYSHSAQDSTFSMLLVTDEQ, encoded by the coding sequence ATGAAAAAATTAATCACCGCACTGGCGCTCGCTGCGGCGTCTCAAACGGCGATGGCCGCGCAAGAGTGTTCAATTGATATCGCCAAAAGTGCCCCCAACTCGCGTTATGATTACTCCGCGCAAGGTACAGTAACCGATTTAAAAACAGGTTTGACGTGGATGCGTTGCCCGGTTGGTATGCGTTGGAATACGGCGCAGCAAGCGTGTACGGGTACGGCTGACCAAGTGACGTGGCAAAGTGCACTTTTGACCGCCCAGCAGATCCGCGATGAGTCGGGTAACCATGCACTGCACAATTTTGCAGAGAAAAAGCAGTGGCGTTTGCCAAACATTAAAGAGTTGGTCGCTTTGACCGAGCACGCTTGCTTCGGCCCGGCGATGAATGGGACGGCGTTTGCTAGCGGCTACACGGTGGAAACAGGGGATTTAAACGGTTATATCTGGAGCAACACACCAAGTGGTGATGGGCAGGGGATCATGACCTTTGATTCCGTTAATGGTGAGGTTTACAACTACTCTCATTCTGCGCAGGATAGCACCTTCTCAATGTTATTGGTGACCGACGAACAATAA